A stretch of Saccharothrix texasensis DNA encodes these proteins:
- a CDS encoding ABC transporter family substrate-binding protein — translation MRRSKAVSALALLTGAALVLSACGGGGSGSGDQGGPQDLDPGAIGGQDELLKRPKVDDIGEVAIAVEEGFSNYNNNIGATNNFASTIALSNVQPSPYITELVDGKVIIKIDGDLMESIKVTSSDPQAIEWKVQKAAVWSDGEAIDCDDFHLKWLAATSKATVKGEDGTEASIFDSSDTGYKDIEKLECSDDGKTITTTFFKDKAFADYRALFSQPGSDSLLPAHILEQKTGVADITKISPAQNDDTVKKIAEFYTTGWRGFDPAVALSGGPYVITSADLKDQTVLERNPKWWGNPGGPSKVILKTNTDAQSAAQQLQNKEVQVIAPQADAAVAQQLRGDSAFNVFAAGGQTYEHVDFNMALPLFKENKDLRTAIAQCFDRDGLVEKLVADVDPNAKPLGSLTFMPNEVGYEDHYSDTGKGDVAAAKKTLEDGGWKQGADGIYTKGEFRASFKLGHKIVQRRADTVRILQDKCKQAGIEIVDDQAADFNDKRLPASEFEAALFAWVGQPLKAGAYGNYAQKDKGGTANYNNYDSAALTEKWAAANSELDYQKRITMMNDADKIMRDDLHSVPLFQLTDFAASSADIGPISYIGVGGGVTWNLYAWQKK, via the coding sequence ATGAGGAGATCAAAGGCTGTCTCGGCGCTTGCGCTGTTGACCGGAGCCGCGCTCGTGCTGAGCGCGTGCGGCGGCGGCGGCTCGGGCAGCGGCGATCAAGGCGGGCCGCAGGACCTCGACCCCGGCGCGATCGGTGGTCAGGACGAGCTGTTGAAGCGTCCGAAGGTGGACGACATCGGCGAGGTCGCGATCGCCGTCGAAGAGGGCTTCAGCAACTACAACAACAACATCGGCGCGACGAACAACTTCGCGAGCACCATCGCGCTGTCGAACGTGCAGCCCTCGCCGTACATCACCGAGCTGGTCGACGGCAAGGTCATCATCAAGATCGACGGTGACCTGATGGAGTCCATCAAGGTGACGTCGAGCGACCCGCAGGCGATCGAGTGGAAGGTCCAGAAGGCCGCCGTCTGGTCCGACGGCGAAGCCATCGACTGCGACGACTTCCACCTCAAGTGGCTGGCCGCGACGAGCAAGGCCACCGTCAAGGGCGAAGACGGCACGGAAGCTTCGATCTTCGACTCGTCCGACACGGGCTACAAGGACATCGAGAAGCTCGAGTGCTCCGACGACGGCAAGACCATCACCACCACGTTCTTCAAGGACAAGGCGTTCGCGGACTACCGTGCCCTGTTCTCGCAGCCCGGTAGCGACAGCCTGCTGCCGGCGCACATCCTGGAGCAGAAGACCGGCGTCGCGGACATCACCAAGATCTCGCCCGCGCAGAACGACGACACGGTCAAGAAGATCGCCGAGTTCTACACGACCGGCTGGCGGGGCTTCGACCCGGCGGTCGCGCTGTCCGGCGGTCCGTACGTCATCACCTCGGCCGACCTCAAGGACCAGACGGTCCTGGAGCGCAACCCGAAGTGGTGGGGCAACCCCGGTGGCCCGTCCAAGGTCATCCTGAAGACGAACACGGACGCCCAGTCTGCCGCTCAGCAGCTGCAGAACAAGGAAGTCCAGGTCATCGCCCCGCAGGCCGACGCCGCCGTGGCGCAGCAGCTGCGCGGTGACAGCGCGTTCAACGTCTTCGCGGCCGGTGGCCAGACGTACGAGCACGTCGACTTCAACATGGCGCTGCCCCTGTTCAAGGAGAACAAGGACCTGCGCACGGCGATCGCCCAGTGCTTCGACCGCGACGGCCTGGTCGAGAAGCTCGTGGCGGACGTGGACCCGAACGCCAAGCCGCTGGGCAGCCTGACGTTCATGCCGAACGAGGTCGGCTACGAGGACCACTACAGCGACACCGGCAAGGGTGACGTCGCGGCGGCCAAGAAGACCCTCGAGGACGGCGGCTGGAAGCAGGGCGCCGACGGCATCTACACCAAGGGCGAGTTCCGCGCGTCCTTCAAGCTCGGCCACAAGATCGTCCAGCGCCGTGCGGACACCGTCCGCATCCTGCAGGACAAGTGCAAGCAGGCCGGCATCGAGATCGTCGACGACCAGGCGGCCGACTTCAACGACAAGCGCCTCCCGGCCAGCGAGTTCGAAGCCGCGCTGTTCGCGTGGGTCGGCCAGCCGCTGAAGGCCGGCGCGTACGGCAACTACGCCCAGAAGGACAAGGGCGGCACGGCCAACTACAACAACTACGACTCCGCCGCGTTGACGGAGAAGTGGGCGGCCGCGAACAGCGAGCTGGACTACCAGAAGCGCATCACCATGATGAACGACGCGGACAAGATCATGCGGGACGACCTGCACAGTGTCCCGCTGTTCCAGCTGACCGACTTCGCGGCGTCGAGCGCGGACATCGGGCCGATCTCGTACATCGGTGTCGGCGGTGGCGTGACCTGGAACCTGTACGCCTGGCAGAAGAAGTAG